The window GTCAGTTTCCGGTAACCGGGCGTGTCGATGCACTGGTAAAGCGCGAAGGTCATGTCCTCGTTGAGTTGCAGAAAGACCTTGCCGGAAAGCTCCGTACCGCCGTTCCAGCGGGTGAGCATCCAGCCGTCGTAACGGGGCGCCTCCTCCTTCTTCTTATCGCTTCCGCCGCAGCCGGCCATCAGGAGGGCCAGCGCTGCAACGATACCGATTCTAAATCCTCGTTTCATGCGTTTCGTCCGCGCCGCATCTGGTTTGCCGCGGCGGCGGTCCACAAATATAGGGTTTGAAATCCGAAATCCAAAACCTACGGGTGAAAAATCCCCCGGCGGCGGATGAAAACACCCGCCGTTGGCATAAAAAATGCACCTCGCAGTCCGGGCTATTCCCCGATCCTGCAACACGATGAAACTGCGTCTGATCCTGATACTCCTACTGTTCGCGGCATCGGCGGGCATCCTCGTCTGGATGTACTGCGCGGCGGCGCGCACACCCCGGGTGCCGCAAGCCCCGCCGTGGGCCGAAACGCTCGCGGACCTCGACGCCTGCTGCCGCCGCAAGCACGTCAAATCGGTGCAATACGACAACTTCGCCGCGATCGCCGCCGGGGAATCCCGCCCCAATGCCGAACGGCTGTTCCGGGCTATGGCCTTCTCCGAACGGTTGCAGGAACATAACTGTGCACAGGCCATCCTGCGTCTGGGCGGCAGCTACACGCCTCCGGTGCGGATCGTGCTTTTCGGAGGCACGACCGACGACAATCTGGAACGGAGCATCGGCTACGAACGCCGGAACCTCGGCGAACGGCACGGCACGGAGATCGGCCGCGCCCTGCGGAAAGGCAACCGCTATGCGGCGCGGATGCTGATCCGGGCATCCGCCGCGGACCTGCGGAACGCCGTCCTGATGGAGCGTTGCCGGAGTGCCGGGAGCAACGAGCCGGACAGCTGCTGGTTCTTCGTATGCCCGGAATGCGGCAACATCTACGCGGCGGAGCACCTCGATTATTACTGTCCGATCTGCCTGACCGGCCGCGAACGGTTCGTCAGGTTCGAATAGCCGGTCCAAGAGGCGGATTCGAACAGACGGGGTTCGATTCGTGCAGTGCAGATCC of the Alistipes senegalensis JC50 genome contains:
- a CDS encoding lipocalin family protein, giving the protein MKRGFRIGIVAALALLMAGCGGSDKKKEEAPRYDGWMLTRWNGGTELSGKVFLQLNEDMTFALYQCIDTPGYRKLTGTYVKEGQILSGHYSDGTPWESSYAIEKQTETELQLRSETDDVVSLYTAVEIPAYAKDGVVGRSAHAPEAAKPFL
- a CDS encoding rubrerythrin family protein, yielding MKLRLILILLLFAASAGILVWMYCAAARTPRVPQAPPWAETLADLDACCRRKHVKSVQYDNFAAIAAGESRPNAERLFRAMAFSERLQEHNCAQAILRLGGSYTPPVRIVLFGGTTDDNLERSIGYERRNLGERHGTEIGRALRKGNRYAARMLIRASAADLRNAVLMERCRSAGSNEPDSCWFFVCPECGNIYAAEHLDYYCPICLTGRERFVRFE